One Mycolicibacterium doricum genomic window, ACGGCGTCGTCGTCACCCCCGACCATGAATGCCAAGGTCCCAGCGGTGGCGCCCTTGACCCCGCCGGAAACCGGCGCGTCGATCTGGGCGCACCCCTGCTCGACGGCGGCCGCGTTGATGTGGCGTGCGTCGTCCACCGAGATGGTGGAGGTGTCGATGAACAGCGTGCCGGCTCCCGCGGCGGGGAGCACCTCGTCGTAGAGGCTCTTCACGATCGCGCCGTTGGGGAGCGAGGTGATCACCACCTCGGCGCCGGACACCGCTTCGGCGCCGCTGTCGAACGTGGCGATGCCGTGGTCCTCCGCGGCGGCGCGCATCGCGGCCACCGGATCGAAACCCCGCACGGTGTGACCCGCCTTGGCCAGGTTGGCCGCCATCGGCCCGCCCATGTTGCCCAGCCCGAAGAACGCAATCGTGCTCACTGTTGACTTCTCCCGTCGCCGCTCATGCCGACGTGCGTGCCGTGGCCGCCTCTGTTTGATTGCGGGCTCGGCCCGCGACAGCCCGTCCGATGACCACGCGCATGATCTCGTTGCTGCCCTCGAGGATCCGATGCACCCGCAGATCGCGGACGATCTTCTCCACCCCGTACTCGCGTAGATATCCGTAGCCGCCGTGCAATTGCAGCGCCTGATCGGCTACGTCGAAGCAGGCGTCGGTGACGTAACGCTTCGCCATCGCACACAACTCCACCTTGTCGGGATGGTTGTCGTCGAGTGCGCTCGCCGCCCGCCACAACAACGTACGGGACGTCTGCAGTGCGGTCGCCATATCGGCCAGGGCGAACCGGACGGTCGGCTCGTCGAGCAGGGCGGCGCCGAAGGCCTGCCGGTCGGCCAGATAGGCCGCCGCCTTCTCGTAGGCCGTCTGCGCGCCACCCAGCGAGCAGGCGGCGATGTTGAGACGCCCGCCGTTGAGTCCGTTCATCGCGATACCGAAACCACTGCCCTCCGCGCCGGTGCCACCGAGCATGTTCTCGGCCGGGACACGCGCACCGTCGAACACCACCTGCGCCGTGGGCTGGGCGTTCCAGCCCATCTTCTGTTCCTGGGCACCGAAACTGACGCCGGGCGTGTCCTTTTCGACCACGAACGCGGAGATGCCGCGCGGCCCCTCACTGCCGGTGCGGGCCATCACCACATACACGTCGGAAGTGCCCGCGCCGGAGATGAACTGCTTCACCCCGTCGAGAACGAAGTGGCCGCCCTCCCGAACGGCCCTGGTGCGCAACGCACTGGCGTCCGACCCCGCACCCGGCTCGGTGAGGCAGTAGCTGGCGATGCTGGCCATCGACGCCAGCCGCGGCACCCACGTCTTGCGCTGCTCTCCGGAGCCATAGGTGTCCACCATCCAGGCACACATGTTGTGGATCGACAGGAACGCCGCGACGGCCGGGTCGGCGGCGGACAGCTGCTCGAAGATGCGCACCGCATCGATGCGCCGCAACCCGCTGCCGCCGACGTCCTCGCGGCAGTAGATCGCCGCCATGCCCAGTTCGGCGGCCTCCCGCAGCACGTCGGTCGGGAAGTGGTGGGACTCGTCCCATTCCGCCGCGTACGGGGCCAGGCGTTTCTCGGCGAACGCGGCCGCCGTCTCGGCGATCACGCGCTCCTCGTCGTCGAGGCCAAAGTAGTCCATCAGCTTGAGTAGTCCATCAGCTCTATTTCATGGTGGGGATGACGAACTCGGCGCCATCCTTGATGCCCGACGGCCAGCGCTGCGTGACGGTCTTGGTCTTGGTGTAGAACAGGACCGAGTGCGGCCCGTGCTGGTTGAGGTCGCCGAAGCCGGAACGCTTCCACCCGCCGAAGGTGTGGTAGGACACCGGGACCGGGATCGGGACGTTGACCCCGACCATGCCGACCTGGACCTTGGCGACGAAGTCACGTGCGGTGTCGCCGTCGCGGGTGAAGATCGCCACGCCGTTGCCGTACTCGTGCTCGGTGGGCAGGCGCAGCGCCTCCTCGTAGTTGTCGGCGCGCACGATGCACAGCACCGGGCCGAAGATCTCGTCGGTGTAGATCGACATGTCCGGGGTGACGTGGTCGAACAGCGTCGGGCCGATGAAGTAGCCGCCCTCGAGGCTGTCGTCCCCGAACTGCATTTCGTCGCTGGAACGTTCGCGCCCGTCGACGACGGCCTCGGCGCCCGCCTCGACACCCTGGGTGATGTAGTCGCGGACCCGGTTGAGCGCGGCCTCGGTGACCAGCGGGCCGTAGTCGGCCTTCGGGTCGAGGCTGTGGCCGACGCGCAGGTTGTTCACCCGCTCGATCAGCCGGTTACGCAGCCGGTCGGCGGTCTCCTTGCCGACGGGCACCGCGACGCTGATGGCCATGCAGCGCTCACCCGCGCTGCCGTAGCCGGCGCCGATCAGCGCGTCGACGGCCTGGTCGAGGTCGGCGTCGGGCATCACGATCATGTGGTTCTTGGCGCCGCCGAAGCACTGGGCGCGCTTACCGTTGGCGGCCGCGCCCGCGTAGATGTACTGGGCGATGTCGGAGCTGCCGACGAAGCCGACGGCCTGGATGACCGGATGCTCGAGGATCGCGTCGACGGCTTCCTTGTCGCCGTGGACGACCTGGAACACGCCCGCGGGCAGCCCGGCCTCGATGAACAACTCCGCGAGCCGCACGGGCACCGACGGGTCGCGCTCGGAGGGCTTGAGGATGAAGGCGTTACCGCAGGCCAGCGCAGGACCGGCTTTCCACAGCGGGATCATCGCGGGGAAGTTGAACGGCGTGATGCCGGCGACGACGCCGAGCGGCTGGCGCATGGAGTACACGTCGATGCCGGTGCCCGCGCCCTCGGTGTACTCACCCTTGAGCAGGTGCGGGATGCCGATCGCGAACTCGATGACCTCGATGCCGCGCTGGATGTCGCCCTTGGAGTCGGCGACGGTCTTGCCGTGTTCCAGGCTGAGCAGCTCTGCCAACTCGTCCACGTGCTGATTGACCAGCTCGACGAAGCGCATCATGACGCGGGCGCGGCGCTGCGGGTTCCACGCCGCCCATTCCCTTTGGGCCTCCGCGGCGCCGGCCACCGCGGCGTCCACATCGGCGCGCGAACCGAGTAGGACCTGGGCCTGCACCGCTCCGGTGCTCGGGTTCATCACGTCCGCGGTTCGGCTGGACTCACCCGCGGTGCGCTTGCCGTCGATGAAGTGCTGGATCTGATTGGTCATGAAATGCCCCTCGTTCGAGATACTAGGACATCCTAGTAAGTGGTCGGGGTGATTGACAAGAGGCCGGCGGTCATCGGCGGCGCAGGCCCTCGACGTAGGCCTGACACGCGTCCCACGTCGGCAGCAGCCCCGCCTGGCGCGCCTGGTCCAGCGTGGGGGCATCGGCGTCGCGGTCGGAGACCACCAGCTCACCGTCGAAGTTCCAGTCGATGTCCAGCGCCGGATCGGTGGGTGACACCGTGTGCTCGCGGGCCGGGTCGTAGCCCGTCGAGCACAGATACATCACCGTCGAATCGTCCTGCAGCGCAAGGAAAGCATGGCCCAGTCCCTCCGCGAGGTAGATCGATCGGCGGTCCCGGCCGTCGAGCAGCACCGCATCCCAGCGGCCGAACGTCGGTGAGCCGACCCGGATGTCGACCGCCACGTCGCACACCGCACCGCGCACACAGGTGACGTACTTGGCTTGACCCGGCGGCACCGCGGCGAAGTGCAACCCGCGCAGCACGCCGGCCCGCGACACCGAACAGTTGGCCTGTCGGATGTCGAGGCGGTGGCCGGCGAATCCGGTGAATTCGCGGTCGGTGAACCACTCGAAGAACAACCCGCGCGGGTCGGCGTGCACGGTCGGGGTGATCTCCCACGCGCCGGGCACCGTCAACTCCCGCGCCGTCACTGGCCGCGCTCCGCGTACGCCGCTTCGGCGGCGTCCTTGAGCGGCCGCCACCACGCCTCGTTGTCGCGATACCACTGCACGGTCGACCGCAGCCCTTCCTCGAAGTCCAGATGCGCCGGCGACCAACCCAGTTCCGAATAGAGCGGCGACGGGTCGATGGCGTAACGCAGATCGTGGCCGGCGCGGTCGGTGACGTGGTCGAAGTCGTCGGGATCGCGGTCCATGATCCGCAGCAGCGTGCGCAGCACCGTGAGGTTGTCCCGCTCACCCTCCGCGCCGATCAGATACGTCCGGCCCACCACACCGTCGCGCAGGATCCGCCACACCGCGCTGTTGTGGTCCTCGACGTGGATCCAGTCCCGTACGTTGGCGCCGGTGCCGTAGAGCTTGGGCCGTCGCCCGGTCAGCACGTTGGTGATCTGGCGCGGGATGAACTTCTCCACGTGCTGATAGGGCCCGTAGTTGTTCGAGCAGTTCGAGATCGTCGCGCGCACACCGTAGGACCGCACCCACGCCCGCACCAGTAGATCCGCGGCCGCCTTGGTCGACGAGTACGGGCTCGACGGGTTGTACGGCGTCGACTCGGTGAAACGGCGGTCCTCGCCGAGCGCGAGATCGCCGTACACCTCGTCGGTGGAGACGTGGTGGAGCCGGGCGCCGGCCCGGCGCACTGCCTCGAGCACCGTGTAGGTGCCGACGACATTGCTCTGCACGAACGGCCCGGGATCGGCCAGCGCGTTGTCGACGTGGGTTTCGGCGGCGAAATGCACGACGGCGTCGGCCTCGGCGACGAGCCCGCCGACCAACCCGGCATCGGCCACGTCGCCTTCGACCAGCCGGATCCGGTCCGCGACCGGCGCAAGGGACTCGGGACTGCCCGCATAGGTGAGCGCGTCGAGGACCGTCACCGCATAGTCAGGATACTCACGGACGGTGGCGTGCACGAAGTTCGCGCCGATGAACCCCGCACCGCCGGTGACCAGCAACCGCATGGATCAAACCCTAGCGGGCAGCCTCCGCTCAGCCCTTCAACCCGAGGGGGCCCGCCAACTCCTTCAGCGTCGGGATCAACTTGTCCCGTCCGCCCAGCACCTGGATGGCCACGTGGTCGGCACCGCGCTCGTGGTGTTCTTCGAGGCGCGCGGCGACGGCCTCGGCGGTGCCGTGGGCGACCACCGCGTCGATCAGGTTGTCGCTACCCGGTTCGGCGACGTCTTCGTCGGTGAAGCCAAGCCGCTTCCAGTTGTTCACGTAGTTGCTCAGGCCGAGGTAGAACTGGACGGTCTCGCGGCCGATCGCGCGCGCCTCGTCGACGTCGGTGCTCAGTACCACCTTGTGCTCGGGGGCGAGGAACACCGTCGGGCCGACGAGATTGCGGGCCTGGCCGGTGTGCTCGGGGGTGGTCAGGTACGGGTGGGCGCCCGCGCTGCGCCGAGCCGCCAGTTGGAGCACCTTCGGCCCCAGCGCGGCGATCACCAGCCGACTGGTCGGCACCTTGGCCGCGTCGAGCTTGTCGATGTACTGGACCAGCACGTCGTAGGGCTTGCGGTACTCCTGGGTGGCCTCCGGGTGCCCTATCCCGATGCCGAGCAGGAACCGGCTCGGATACTTATCCTCGATGCGGTGATACGACGCGGCCACGTCCTCGGCCGGTGACGCCCACACGTTCACGATCCCGGTGGCAACCTGCAATGTCTCCGTCGCGTCCAAGATCGGCTCGACGAACTCCAGATCCGCGGCGGGGGACGCGCCGACCCACACCGCGCCGTAACCGAGCTGTTCGATCTGCGCCGCCTGCTCCGGTTTCGGGGCCCCGGGAGTCCAGACGCCGTAGCGGCCCAGGCCGGGCTTGAGTGAAACCCCTTCGGTCATGTCAGGTCCCTTCAGTCGTCTTCGAGCCGGATCACCGGTGGGCGAGCGGTCCGGCCAGTCCGGCCACCAGCTTGTCAGGCCCGGTCAGCACCTGCACGGGCACCTGGTCGGCTCCGGCGTCGAGGTGCTGGTTCGGGCGGGGCCGCGATGGCGTGGACGGTGCCGTAGCCGCGACGGTGTCCACCAACCGATTACTACCCGGTTCTGCCACGCCTGGTGGGGAGGTCGGTCTGGTCGCATTCGTCCATCGCGGTGGCGAATGGGCGGGTGGTCAGTCGGTGTGGGGTGTGCGGGTGAGAAGGACTTTGAGCGCACCGGTCTCGCCCGGGCGGCTGAACACGTCGTAGGCGAGGTCGAATTCGTCCATGCCGAAATGGTGGGTGACCATCGGCGCGGTGTCGATCTGGTGGCCCGCCACCAGGCCGATCAGGGTGGGGGTGGAGTGGGTGTCCACCAATCCCGTGGTGATCGTGAGGTTCTTGATCCAGATGTCTTCGAGATGGAGTGTCGCCGGTTTCCCGTGGACTCCGATGTTGGCCACGTGCCCGCCGGGCCGCACCAGCCCAACCGCCTGTTCGAAGGTTTCCGGCACACCGACGGCTTCCATCACCACGTCGGCGCCCAGGCCATCGGTGAGGCCGTCGATGACCGCGCGCACGTCCTGGGACGTGGAGTCCACCACGATGTCGGCCCCGACGGTGGTGGCCGCCTTGAGCCGGCTTTCGGCGATGTCGATCACCACGATGTGGCTGGGGCTGTACAGCTTCGCCGTCAGCACGGCCGCCAGACCAATGGGTCCGGCGCCCACGATCGCCACCACGTCCCCCGGCCGCACCGCGGCGCTCAGCACACCTACCTCGTAGGACGTGGGCAGGATGTCGGCGAGTAACACCATCTGCTCATCGCCGACGCCCGGCGGCACCTTGTGGGTGGAGTTGTCGGCGAACGGCACGCGGACGTACTCGGCCTGCGTGCCGTCGATGAGGTGGCCGAGAATCCATCCGCCCCCGCCGAGGCACTGGCTGTACTGCCCGTTCCGGCAGTAGCGGCAGCTGCCGCAAGCGCTGATGCACGACACCAGCACTCGGTCGCCGACAGCGAGGTTGTCGACGGCGGCGCCGATCTCGGTCACGGTGCCCACCGCCTCGTGGCCGAGGATGCGGCCGGGCTGCACCTCGGGGACGTCGCCTTTGAGGATGTGCAGATCGGTCCCGCAGATGGTGACCGCGTCGACGCGGACGATGGCGTCGGTGGCGCGTTCGATCACCGGGTCGGGCACCTGCTCCCACGAGCGCCTACCCGGGCCGTGGTAAACCATTGCATGCATTGACGGTCCTCCTTGCAGTGTGTTGGCTTCCGTTGTTGGTGTCAAAACGCCAGGCAGCAGATCTGCTGTGCTTCGGCCACCGAGTCGGCCAAGGGGCGGCCGGTGTCGACGCGGTGGGCGCCCGACCAGACGGGTGCGGTGATGCCGGCGGCGAGTTCCGGCGTGGCGTCCGACGCCGTCGCCGATCGCCGCTCGATGCGCTCCTGGGCCGCCGAAAGGCCGGTGGCGCACGCTAATTCGACCAGCACGGCGAAAGCCTCCTCGGCGCACCTGCGGGCCGCCCGACGCTGTCGCGGGTCGCGCCAGGTGCCGTCGAGGATCACCGACTCCCCGTGTGCCAGCAGCGCCGCGGCCCGGGCGAGCACCGTGTCGTAGACGAGTGCCACGTTATCCGGGGAGTACAGTCCGCTGTCCAGTGCGCCGGCGTCGCCATGAAGGGTTCCGCTGCCCTGCAGTTCGCGACGCACGTTGTCGGTCGAGATCACCTGTGCGCCGACGGAATCGCCGAGTGCTTCGGACAGCGTGGTCTTGCCGGTGCCGGGACCCCCGCCGACGAGCACCAGCCGGACCGTGGCTGCCCTGAGATGGTGGGCGGCCAGTTCCAGATGCCGCCGGGCGTCCGCCGCCGCCCCACTGCGGCCCTGAGCGACTCGGATGCAGTCCACCTTGGCGCGTACGACGGCGCGGTAGGCGATGTAGAAGTCGATCAGCGAGCGCGGCGCGGTGTCACCGGCGAGCTGCAGGTACTGGCCGAGGAAGTGGTCCGCCAGATCACGCCGGCCCAGGAACTCCAGATCCATCGCCAGGAAAGCTGCGTCGTCGATGCCGTCGACGAACCGGAGCCGGTCGTCGAATTCGAGGCAGTCCAGCGCGATGGGACCGTCGGGCGTGCAGAAGACGTCGTCTGCGATCAGGTCACCATGACCGTCGACGATGCGACGGTCGGCAATGCGCCCGGCGAACAGCGGGGCTCTGCCGTCGAGGTAACGCAAAGCCAGGCGGCGGATCTCGTCGACGGCGCCGGCGGACACCGTGTCGGCGTGGTGGTCGAGTTCGGTGAGGTTCTCACACCATCGCTCCCCGACGGCGGCGGTCGTCGCGCAGGCGTCGATCTCGGTGGACCGCTCCGCGGTGGCATGGAAGCGGGCCAGCGTACTCGCCAGCCTGGTGAGGTGGTGTTCGGTCGGCTCTCCCCGCGCCACCATGGACCTCAGCCGGTAGTCGTCGGGGTAGCGGTGCATCACCACGACCGGTTCCGGCGCATCGTGCCCGGGGCTCTGCAGATGCGCCACCCCGAGGTAACTGCCCGGCGCGAGTCGGCTGTTGAGCGCGACTTCACGGGCGCAGACCGCTTCGCGCTGCCCGGCGGTGCGGAAATCGAGGAAGTCGGTCACGACCGGCTTCTTGACCTTGTACGCCTTGTCCCCCAGCAGGACCACCACACCGGTGTGGGTCTCGTGCACCTCGGCGGCCAGATCGGCCACCTGGGCGGCCTCGGCAGCAGCGTTGTCCTCCATGGCGGTCATGGTCCAATCGTGGCTGGCCGGCGCGCGGCGGCCCAGCGGCCTTCGGCCATCCGTGCCGGGCGGAAGGTCCCGACCCGGTGGGCCCTTAGTCCTCATCGTCCCTCATCGTCCCTCATCGTCCCTCATCGTCCCTCATCGTCCCTCGTCGTCGCAGCCGGTGTCGCAGCCGGTGTCGCAGCGAGTGACGAAATACCCTTGCCGCCGCGATGCCGGTGCTGTGACCGTGGTCAAAGGCACGTCGAGAGGAGACAAGGTCGATGACCGCGACACGACCCGACATCGAAACCATCAGCGACGCGGTGCAGCTGGCGTGCCGGGCTCCGTCGGTTCACAACAGCCAGCCGTGGCGCTGGGTCGCCGACCGGTCGGGGTTGCAACTCTTCCTCGACACCGACCGGCGGCTGGCGACTGATCACTCCGGCCGGGAAGCCCTGCTGAGTTGCGGCGCCGTGCTGGATCACCTGCGGGTGGCCATGGCGGCCAGCGGCTGGATCGCGCACCTCGAGCGCTACCCCAACCCCAACAACCACCGGCACCTGGCCGCCATCGACTTCTCTCCGATGTCGTATGTGACCGGAGGTCACCGCGCCCGGGCCGAGGCGATTGCCCGGCGCCGCACCGACCGGCTGCCGTTCGGGGCACCCCCGGAGTGGGACGCGCTGGAGATCCGGCTGCGCGGGGCCATCGACGAATCGGTGGCGATGCTGGACGTCATCGCCGACGACGCTCGTTCGCGGCTCGCAGAAGCTTCCCGGCTCACCGAGTCGCTGCGCCTCTACGACTCCGGTTACCACGCCGAATTGAGTTGGTGGACAGGGTCCCTGCCGGTATCCGACGGTATTCCGCAGAGCTCGTTGGTGTCGGCCGCCGAAAGCGATCGGGTGGACATCGGCCGCCACTTCCCGGCCACCCACGGTGGTGCCGAGCGGCGCATCAACGTACCCGAGGATCGGTCCAAGGTGCTGGTGATTTCGGCGCACGACGACACCAACCGCGACGTGCTGCGCTGCGGCGAGACACTGTCGCAGCTCCTGCTGGAAGCGACGATGGCGGGGATGGCCACCTGCACGCTGACCCACCTGACCGAACTGCGGGCCAGTCGCGACATCGTCTCGGCTCTCGTCGACCGGGATCTGCCGCAGGTGCTGGTCCGGGTCGGAACGGCGCCCGCAGTCGAGGACGCCCCACCACCGACGCCCCGGCGTCGTCTGGACGAGGTGCTCGAGGTGCGGTCGTGACCGGGCGGACGCCGGTTGTCGTGGTAGGCCACGGCACATGATCTGGCCACCGCCGAGATCACAGGGCGCGAAGTGTTCACCGCAGCGGCCACGCCTCATCGGTGCACCTGTTCCTCGAGAGAGCAGCCATGGTCACCGTATTCCTCGTCGATGATCACGAAGTCGTTCGCCGTGGGCTGGTCGACCTGCTCAGCGTCGAGCCGGAACTCGAGGTGATCGGCGAAGCGGGCTCGGTGTCGGAGGCGCTGGCCCGCATCCCGGCGCTGCGTCCCCAGGTCGTCGTCCTCGACGTGCGACTGCCCGACGGCAACGGCATCGAACTTTGCCGCGAACTGCTCTCCCGGCTGCCCGACCTGCGGTGCCTGATGCTCACCTCCTTCACCTCCGACGAGGCCATGGTCGACGCGATCCTCGCCGGCGCCAGCGGATACGTGATCAAGGACATCAAGGGCATGGAACTGGCCAAGGCGATCAAGGAGGTCGGAGCGGGCCGCTCCATGCTGGACAACCGGGCAGCCGCCGCGCTCATGGGGAGGTTGCGTGGGGCCGCCGAAAAAGCCGATCCGCTGTCCGGGCTCAGCGTTCAGGAACGCGTGCTGCTGGGGCTACTCGAGGAGGGACTGACCAACAAACAGATCGCCGCACGGATGTTCCTGTCCGAGAAGACCATCAAGAACTACGTGTCCCGGCTGCTGGCGAAGCTGGGGCTGGAACGTCGCACCCAGGCGGCGGTCTTCATGTCGGGGCTCCACCGCGATCACGGGCCCGCCGACGACCGCTAGTGCAGTTCGTCGATTTCGTTTCGCGGATCTCGGCTGTCCATTCGATGATCGACGGTGCCAGGATGGCCTCATGACCGGTGCCCGGCCGAATGATCAAAGCAGCATCCGTCCGATCCGTGAAACACTGTCACAGCTGCGGCTGCGCGAGTTGCTGACCGAGGTGCAAGATCGGGTCGAGGAGATCGTGGCGGGTCGGGACCGGCTCGAGGGCCTGGTCGAGGCGATGCTCACGGTGACCTCCGGGCTTCAGCTCGACGCCACCCTGCGCACCATCGTGCACACCGCCATCGAGTTGCTCGATGCCCGCTACGGGGCACTGGGCGTCCGCGGACACGACCACGAACTGGTCGAATTCATCTACGAGGGCATCGACGAACCCACCCGAGAGGCGATCGGATCGCTGCCACAGGGGCGGGGTGTCCTCGGTCTGCTGATCGACGACCCCAAGCCGATCCGCCTGGACAACATCCACGACCACCCCGCATCCGTGGGGTTCCCCGACCATCACCCACCGATGCGCACCTTCCTGGGTGTGCCGATCAGGATCCGTGACGAAGTCTTCGGCAATCTGTATCTCACCGAGAAGGCGTCGGGTCAACCGTTCAGCGAGGACGACGAAGTGCTCGCCCAGGCGCTCGCCGCCGCAGCCGGTATCGCCATCGACAACGCCCGGCTGTTCGAGCAGTCCCGCACCCGGCAGGCGTGGATCGAAGCCACCCGCGACATCGCCACCGAGCTGCTCGACGGCGGCGATCCCGCCCGGGTGTACCGCCTGGTGGCGGAGGAGTCACTCAAACTGACCCATGCCGACGTCGCCTTCGTCGCCGTGCCCACCGACGAGGAGGCCCCGCTCAGCGAAGTCCGCGAGCTCATCATCATCGAAGCTGCCGGCGACACCCGCACCGAGCTGTCCAACACGGCTCCGATCACCGTCGCAGGTACTCGGATCGGCGGAGCGTTCCTCAATCGCGCACCCACGCTGACCGACGCCATCGACACCGTGACGGGCTTGCTCGACGGCGGCGGTCCCGCGCTGATCCTGCCCATGAGGACAGCGGAGACGGTGACGGGTGTGGCGGTGTTGCTTCGGCGCGCCGGCAGCCAGGTCTTCACCGACGAGCAGCTGCAGATGATGGCCGGCTTCGTCGATCAGGCGGCGCTGGCGTGGCAGGCCGCGGTCGCGCAGCGCCGCATTCGGGAGCTCGCCATCCTGACCGATCGCGACCGGATCGCCCGCGACCTGCACGACCACGTGATCCAGCGGCTGTTCGGGGTCGGGTTGGCGTTGCAGGGCACCATTCCCCGCTCCCGCAACCCCGATGTGAAACGCCGCCTCACCGAATGCGTGGACGACCTGCAGAACGTCATCCAGCAGATCCGCACCGCCATCTTCGACCTCCAGGGCGGCCCGCCGAGCGCCACCCGGCTGCGGCAACGGCTCGACGAAGCGATCACCCGGTTCGCCGTCGCGGAGCTGCGCACGACGGTGCAGTACGTGGGGCCACTGTCGGTGGTGGGCGCCGACCTCGCCGACCACGCCGAAGCAGTGGTGTCCGAAGCGGTCAGCAATGCCGTCCGGCATGCGCACGCCACCGAGGTGACCGTGCTGGTCACCGTGGAAGACGACCTGCGAATCGAGGTTCGGGACAACGGTGTCGGCGTTCCCGACAACCTGACCGAAAGTGGACTGGCGAACCTGCGCCGCCGCGCCGAGGAGGCCAACGGTGAGTTCACCGTCGGCCCCGCCGACGGCGGGGGCACCTGCTTGTGCTGGAGCGCCCCGCTGGCATGAGAGGTAGGCGGCGACTCAGCCGCGCGGGTCGCCCCAGCGGACCGCGGCTCCACAGGGCGTCTCCACAGGGCGTCGAGTCCAGGCACGGTCGCACTCCTATTCCCAGGGTGAGCCGTCGAGCCGGGACACCACCTCGGCCAGCGGGCGGCGCGGGGTCGGCGGCAGTGGATCGGCGTTGACCGGCGCCCAACCGACCCTGAAAAGCAGCTGGGGTAACCCGCTCTCCTCGAACACCTCTCGTCGGACGGCGTCGCGGGTGGCGGGGATCTCCAGGGGCTCGGTGACCGGGCAGGTCGCCAGCCCCAGCGCCGTCGCGGTGAGCAGCGCCAGGCTCGTCGCCTCGCCGGCGCGCAACCGCGCCAGCCCATCGTCGGCGGCGGTGCCCAATGCGAGCAGCACCGCATTGTCTTCGGCGGGGTCGGCGCCCGGCGGCTGGTCGAGTGCCGCGCCGGCGAACACGCGACCCGGCACCGGAGATTCGGCGACGGAAGCGGGCACACTGGCGGCGGGCACGCCGGAGGTCCAGGCGTGCCGTCCGCTCCAGGTGGCCAGTTCGGCGCGGTACCCGTGATCGGCGGCGTGTTGGCGCACCGCGCTCGCCACGGCGGACCGGAGCTCCGACGTGGCCTCTACGCGGCGCATCATGACCCCTGCACGGGCGGCGCGCGCACCGATCAGCGCGATGTCACCGGCGGCGACCGGCCAGGCGCTGTAGAGCCTGCGGTCGGTGCGTCGGCGGGGGATCGCGGCGGCCAGCGCGATGTCGACTTCGTGCGGTGATTGGCGGTGCATTTCGACGGCCGCCAGGTGCCACGGGTCGGCGTCGTTGGGGAAGCGGTGAATCTCCGCACGCCACCCCAATGCTGCCGACGCGATCACGCAGTGGTTGAGCGCGGCGCCACAGCTGATCAAGAGCTCCCGGGCGCCGGGATCGGTATGGGGCAGATGTAGTGTGTGATCGGCGTAAAGCTGCAAGGTGTTGTGCCCGACGCGCCAGTGCCACGGTTGCGAATTGTGGATCGA contains:
- a CDS encoding bifunctional aminoglycoside phosphotransferase/ATP-binding protein is translated as MEDNAAAEAAQVADLAAEVHETHTGVVVLLGDKAYKVKKPVVTDFLDFRTAGQREAVCAREVALNSRLAPGSYLGVAHLQSPGHDAPEPVVVMHRYPDDYRLRSMVARGEPTEHHLTRLASTLARFHATAERSTEIDACATTAAVGERWCENLTELDHHADTVSAGAVDEIRRLALRYLDGRAPLFAGRIADRRIVDGHGDLIADDVFCTPDGPIALDCLEFDDRLRFVDGIDDAAFLAMDLEFLGRRDLADHFLGQYLQLAGDTAPRSLIDFYIAYRAVVRAKVDCIRVAQGRSGAAADARRHLELAAHHLRAATVRLVLVGGGPGTGKTTLSEALGDSVGAQVISTDNVRRELQGSGTLHGDAGALDSGLYSPDNVALVYDTVLARAAALLAHGESVILDGTWRDPRQRRAARRCAEEAFAVLVELACATGLSAAQERIERRSATASDATPELAAGITAPVWSGAHRVDTGRPLADSVAEAQQICCLAF
- a CDS encoding Acg family FMN-binding oxidoreductase, which gives rise to MTATRPDIETISDAVQLACRAPSVHNSQPWRWVADRSGLQLFLDTDRRLATDHSGREALLSCGAVLDHLRVAMAASGWIAHLERYPNPNNHRHLAAIDFSPMSYVTGGHRARAEAIARRRTDRLPFGAPPEWDALEIRLRGAIDESVAMLDVIADDARSRLAEASRLTESLRLYDSGYHAELSWWTGSLPVSDGIPQSSLVSAAESDRVDIGRHFPATHGGAERRINVPEDRSKVLVISAHDDTNRDVLRCGETLSQLLLEATMAGMATCTLTHLTELRASRDIVSALVDRDLPQVLVRVGTAPAVEDAPPPTPRRRLDEVLEVRS
- a CDS encoding response regulator transcription factor, encoding MVTVFLVDDHEVVRRGLVDLLSVEPELEVIGEAGSVSEALARIPALRPQVVVLDVRLPDGNGIELCRELLSRLPDLRCLMLTSFTSDEAMVDAILAGASGYVIKDIKGMELAKAIKEVGAGRSMLDNRAAAALMGRLRGAAEKADPLSGLSVQERVLLGLLEEGLTNKQIAARMFLSEKTIKNYVSRLLAKLGLERRTQAAVFMSGLHRDHGPADDR
- a CDS encoding GAF domain-containing sensor histidine kinase, translating into MTGARPNDQSSIRPIRETLSQLRLRELLTEVQDRVEEIVAGRDRLEGLVEAMLTVTSGLQLDATLRTIVHTAIELLDARYGALGVRGHDHELVEFIYEGIDEPTREAIGSLPQGRGVLGLLIDDPKPIRLDNIHDHPASVGFPDHHPPMRTFLGVPIRIRDEVFGNLYLTEKASGQPFSEDDEVLAQALAAAAGIAIDNARLFEQSRTRQAWIEATRDIATELLDGGDPARVYRLVAEESLKLTHADVAFVAVPTDEEAPLSEVRELIIIEAAGDTRTELSNTAPITVAGTRIGGAFLNRAPTLTDAIDTVTGLLDGGGPALILPMRTAETVTGVAVLLRRAGSQVFTDEQLQMMAGFVDQAALAWQAAVAQRRIRELAILTDRDRIARDLHDHVIQRLFGVGLALQGTIPRSRNPDVKRRLTECVDDLQNVIQQIRTAIFDLQGGPPSATRLRQRLDEAITRFAVAELRTTVQYVGPLSVVGADLADHAEAVVSEAVSNAVRHAHATEVTVLVTVEDDLRIEVRDNGVGVPDNLTESGLANLRRRAEEANGEFTVGPADGGGTCLCWSAPLA
- a CDS encoding Acg family FMN-binding oxidoreductase encodes the protein MPTPGPDRETVRAALSLAVRAPSIHNSQPWHWRVGHNTLQLYADHTLHLPHTDPGARELLISCGAALNHCVIASAALGWRAEIHRFPNDADPWHLAAVEMHRQSPHEVDIALAAAIPRRRTDRRLYSAWPVAAGDIALIGARAARAGVMMRRVEATSELRSAVASAVRQHAADHGYRAELATWSGRHAWTSGVPAASVPASVAESPVPGRVFAGAALDQPPGADPAEDNAVLLALGTAADDGLARLRAGEATSLALLTATALGLATCPVTEPLEIPATRDAVRREVFEESGLPQLLFRVGWAPVNADPLPPTPRRPLAEVVSRLDGSPWE